The proteins below come from a single Zea mays cultivar B73 chromosome 8, Zm-B73-REFERENCE-NAM-5.0, whole genome shotgun sequence genomic window:
- the LOC103634686 gene encoding flowering-promoting factor 1-like protein 1, translating into MSGVWVFKNGVVRLVENGAAGGEAAVRRRKALVHTPSGQVVRSYAELEPELRALGWERYYEDPALYQFHKRGSLDLISLPADFASFSSVHMYDIVVKNRDSFRVVNV; encoded by the coding sequence ATGTCGGGCGTCTGGGTGTTCAAGAACGGCGTGGTGCGTCTGGTGGAGAACGGGGCGGCGGGCGGCGAGGCGGCGGTGCGACGGCGGAAGGCGCTGGTGCACACGCCGAGCGGGCAGGTGGTGCGGTCGTACGCGGAGCTGGAGCCGGAGCTGCGGGCGCTGGGCTGGGAGCGCTACTACGAGGACCCGGCGCTGTACCAGTTCCACAAGCGCGGCTCCCTCGACCTCATCTCCCTCCCCGCCGACTTCGCCAGCTTCTCCTCCGTCCAcatgtacgacatcgtcgtcaagAACCGCGACTCCTTCAGGGTCGTCAACGTCtga
- the LOC100284473 gene encoding rapid alkalinization factor 1 precursor yields MARLLRAAAGLALLLAVLAPAASAGGDLAQLGAAVETRRGGGRTTCRGGTVGECMEYLDVDAEGEADVAGMATGGGGGKRRVLQGGSGYIGYDALRRDNVPCSQRGASYYNCQPGAEANPYSRGCSAITQCRG; encoded by the coding sequence atggcgcgcctgCTCCGCGCCGCGGCCGGCCTCGCGCTCCTCCTGGCCGTCCTTGCCCCGGCGGCGTCGGCGGGCGGCGACCTGGCCCAGCTGGGCGCCGCCGTCGAgacgcggcgcggcggcgggcggaCGACGTGCCGCGGCGGCACGGTGGGCGAGTGCATGGAGTACCTGGACGTAGACGCGGAGGGCGAGGCGGACGTGGCGGGCATGgccaccggcggcggcggcggcaagcgCCGGGTGCTGCAGGGCGGCTCCGGCTACATCGGCTACGACGCGCTGCGCAGGGACAACGTGCCGTGCTCGCAGCGCGGCGCGTCCTACTACAACTGCCAGCCCGGCGCCGAGGCCAACCCCTACTCGCGCGGCTGCAGCGCCATCACCCAGTGCAGGGGCTGA